A segment of the Corylus avellana chromosome ca2, CavTom2PMs-1.0 genome:
tatatatatgttaaatatcaaatatatatccacttattttaaatagctttttctaattaaataaaaaaaaattaaatgggttgaaagatattttttcagattagtttggaggaaatttatgtcttaAACTTCTTAAAAATTGATGTAATAgtttatataatatttagtatgttagAGACTAAAATGTTGactaatatataataaatctaCATAAAATGTGGGCGTTTAGATGAGTTTATATTAATTAAGGTAACtcgagcattttttttttttcattgaattgtCCCACCTATTGTATTGTTCGTAAGGGAAAAATAGTATACCAAtcgaaaacttcacttaagatTTATAAGCTTTTGAAATACGATCCGAATTCATATTGAGATTGTTAGATTAATTCTTGATTTATTCAAGTCTTTGGCACAAGatgataaaaaggaaaaagtctATGGCACGAGGCTCTGAAGTTTGAATAGGTAATTGGTTTAGTGTCAAGGGACGGTCAGTTTTGTAAGTTCTATATGTTAAATCTCAAATATccacttattttaaatagcattttttaattaaataataaaaataaataattagattaaACATAATATTCTAACCATATAAATAGAATATGCGACAGTAACCACTACTGAGTGACAAACTGAGTTTTCAAATGAGTTGAGTTCCAATTCCAACCACGCACTCAATGTAAACATAAGCCGTTCAATCCGGACCTCATGTCTTGAATTCCGAGTTTCACCCAGTTGATATACAACTTTCCCGTTCATCTATATACACACTCGATCCTCTCAGCCACCGTCGTAAAGCTAATGCGCCACCGGCAACTTGACCGTTTGACGAATTGCAGTAGGAGattcaagaaacaaaaatgaaaatttatattcTTTTGGACACACCTTTTGGCTTTTGTAGAAGTAACTGAGACATTTTTGTATAGAATTAGCATTTGTCATTGTTAGAGCTAGATTGTACAAAGAATTGGTTGTACAAATAATCAAAGAATTGCGATATATGCACGAAATCTTAAACTAAAAGAGCTTGCTAGCGAATTCATCTATGGTGGTTCCATCCATACGTGAAGAAGCTGACTTTCTGGCTAGTTCACTAAGGTTTGACAAGCTTCTCCCCAGTTTCAAAGCCACATTCATTTGAAACAACTCTccgttttctcttttttccaaatcacTTTCCTCAAGTGTGGCTTCAATGGATTCTTGGAGTAGCTGGAAGAAGCCAGCGCAGTTTCTGTACATCTCAAACACCATCCCAATTTGGCCACCATGCTCAAATGCATTAACCGCGCTACCTAAAGCCCCCGCAGCCACCGCTACTACTGCAGCCCATGAGCCGTTACCAACAAAAGCAGATCCGACGGCTGCAATGCCAGTGAGCAATGGACCTGAGATGGCTAAAACCTTGTTGATCTTCAACACCAGGTTGCCTAGCCTTTCGTAGTCCTCAATGTCCTTTCTCTTCACCACCTCGATGATCTCTAGCATTTCTACTTCCATTTCCTCACTCCACCcattcttcttctcatctcgTTGCTTACCTTGAGAggacttgtttttcttctgGAGTTGCTGATTTGAAGGCCACCAAACTGATGGCTCAAACTTTTCAGGGAATTTGTCAAGCATTGCTCCTAGTAAGGGAAGTGGGTATGCTTTGTCGACGGCCAAAACCTTTTCCATCAAGCCCTTCACATCTTTTTCCGTTGGAGTCCCGAGAGCCAGCGTGGTTTGGATTTGGGTCTGGATCTGCTTGAACAATCTCGTAGCATTGCGTTGCTCCTCTGCAAGCTGTGAAGGCTGAATTTTGTTCATCACAAGCAACATCCCAGTGGCTGCAGAATATAAGAGAGTGGACGACAGTTTCAAAGCCAAAAGGGGCATTCCGGCGCCACCAATGGCTGCAGCACCAGCCATAGTGGCAGCAGTGAGAGTAATCATGTTGATGGAGTTGAGAAGAAGGGTATTCCAGTTTTCACGCTGTTTTCCAATGTTTTCGTGCATCTCCACCCTGTCAGCTACGGCCTCTAATATGGCATAGAGTTGGGTTGTCGCAATTTTGTCATCAGTTGATGTGGTAGTGATCTCATTGATCTTTTCTATCGGGACTATGCTCGTGAATCCCTCCCTTATCTTCAATTCCTCAAGAAGCTTTCTTGTTGGTATTTTTGGAACCGAGAAATAAGTGATGACTTTTGGAAGTTTAGGGACATGAATAGCAGCATTGATTTGCCTAGAACAAGAAGCTGATGAAGATAATCGGAGAGTTGAAGAAGCCATTTGATGGAGGTTTTCTCTGAGCTTTTCTTTGTAGGGGGAAAGTGGGAAGGTTGAGATTGAGAATGGAGGTAGAGAGGCTGGTTGAGTCTTATTTATAGCAGCAGTATAATATCGAACAACACCTGAAACGAAGCGGTCAAATACGGAAAATATTGACTGGCTGAATGGGTTGACCTGGCCTATTAATGGGTACGTGACCCATTCTCTTCTTTATTCATaatattcaatttcaaatttttttactcgcTTGTCTTTGGGTCTCAACTTTCAACTCTCATGCGCCGTAGTAAAGCTTCAAACTTTGTTATATAAACAAAGCTAATACAactaagtatatatatatatatatatataggcttggtctgtttcttttacttttatttttattttggatcaAGCAATACGGCTATCTTTAACAGGTCAACATCTACAAAGTGGAtccttcaacaaaaaaaaaaaaatcttaaagtGGTGATGGAAATTACTAAATTAGCAAATATGTATGCCTTTTTCGTAAGTCATATCAACTATTCAAAATTATTAGCATTTACTAATTGATACCCATCATATATTTCTCCTTGCTATTGGTGATTTTTGGGACAGTGCCACCTGAAATAGATTTCACCTTAAGTTTTTATAGTTGTGAATCACGATTCTTTGGATTCCGATTACGTGCAATAAAGTGGGTAATAAGTTGctcaaatgtttgatcaaatAAGTATTGAGGAGAGCAATAAAGGCATAGAGGGGTCAAGATCTATAGTTTTGATAAACTCTCATGTAAGGTTACCCTGTTGCACGGCATCATTATATAAGCTAATCTACATTAAAGTAAAAATCAGCATTAAGTGTTAAGGATTACAAAGTTGAATTGACATTATTCATCAGTTTTTAGAGAGAattcaatttgaagttttttctttatttacacAGTTGATTGAATACCGAAATTCAGCCAAATGGACATGTGAAGATAAAAACAGACATGAGACTCGATCATTACGTACTAAATGGGATTGAATTGGAGTCCTTAATACACTCGATGCTTGTTTACGGGGAGGAGATGTCAATTAGTAAGAATATAATTTACTTTCCATCATATCTCCCCCTACcaatctattattttttattttttgaaagaactACATATATCGGTACATGAGATAATTGACGGTTGGGTATGTTCAAGCATGTCAAATAATCTACTCCACATGTCTTGAATTCCGAGTATTCAACCAATCAATATATACTCCTTCTGAGTTTTGACCCTTCAACGAATTGCCGTAGGAAATTCAAGTTATTATATGCAAGAatctaaaaaaaagattatattctTTTGGACACTCCTTTAGGCTTAATTGCAGAAGTAGATGAGATAAAATTTGATCAGAATTAGCATTTGTCAATGTTATAGGTTTGTATAAACAATTGGTTACAAATATCGATCAATGAATCAAAGAATAGCTTTATATGCACGAAATCTTAAACTAAAAGAGCTTGCTAGCGAATTCATCTATGGCGGTTCCATCCATACGTGAAGAAGCTGACTTTTTGGCAAGTTGTCTGAGGTTTGACAAACTTCTCCCTAATTTCAAAGCCACATTCATTTCAAACAACTCTccgttttctcttttctccaaattttcttcctcaAGTGTAGCTTCAATGGATTCTTGGAGTAGACGGAAGAAGCCAGCACAATTTCTGTACATCTCAAACACCATCCCAACTTGGCCACCATGCTCAAATGCATTAACCGCGCTACCTAAAGCCCCCGCAGCCACCGCAACTACTGCAGCCCATGAGCCGTTGCCAACAAAAGCAGATCCGACAGCTGCAATGCCAGTGAGCAATGGACCTGCGATGGCTAAAATTTTGTTGATCTTCAACACCAAGTTGCCTAGCCTTTCGTAGTCCTCAATGTCCTTTCTCTTCACCACCTCGATGATCTCTCGCATCTCTACTTCCATTTCCTCACTCCACCCATTATTCTTCTGACCTCGTTGCTTTCCTTCACAggacttgtttttcttctgGAGTTGCTGATTTGAAGGCCACCAAACGGATGGCTCAAACTTTGCAGGGAATTTGTCAAGCATGGCTCCAAGCAAGGGAAGTGGGTATGCTTTGTCGACGGCCAAAACCTTTTTCATCACTTCCTTCACATCTTCTTCAGTTGGATTCCCGATAGCCAGCATGGTTTGGATTTGGGTCTGGATCTGCTTGAACAATCTCGTAGCATTGCGTTGCTCCTCTGCAAGCTGTGAAGGCTGAATTTTGTTCATCACAAGCAACATTCCAGTGGCTGCAGAATACAAGAGAGTGGACGACAGTTTCAAAGCCAAAAGGGGCATTCCGGCGCCACCAATGGCTGCAGCACCGGCCATGGTGGCAGCAGTGAGGGTTATCATGTTGACGGAGTTGAGAAGAAGGGTATTCCAGTTTTCACGCTGTTTTCCAATGTTTGCGTGCATCTCCACCCTGTCAGCTACAGCCTCTAAGATAGCATATAGTTGGGTAGTCGCCGCAATGGCGTCGGAGTTGGGTGATTTATCATGGGTTGGTGCGGTACTGATCTTTTCTACCGGAACTATTCTCTTGAATCCATCTCTTAGATTCAATTCCTCAACCGGCTTTGTTGTTGGTATTTTTGGAATTGAGAAATAAGGGATGACTTTAGGAAGTTTAGGGACATGAATAACAGCATTGATTTGCCTGgaacaagaagatgaagataatCGGAGAGTTGACGAAGCCATTTGATTGATGTTTTCTCTGAGCTTTTCTTGTGTTATGTGTTGTAGGGAAAGTGGAGAGGTGTTTGAGAATGGAGGCTTGTGGAGTCTCTATTTATAATACGGAAGGATAACTGAAACGAATGGTCAGAATCAGATACGGAAAATATTGACCAGATGACCAGGTTGACTCAGCCCCTTGGCTGACCTTTTCGCTAATTTGTAATTTTcaagttcaaaattttctccCTGGTATTGGGTCTCTCATGGGAAGTAGCAAAACTCGTCATTAGAACTGGTAAGCTATGATAATAAAACTACAATTTTCCATCACTATAAAccttatttatacttttaaaaattatatttttattttataattattatttttttgataatatttacTTGATAGTTAATTAGTCTTCATCAACCCCagagaaaaattattgtgtGGGATACcgaatgtttttttatttctaaattactAAGCAGGatacaattatttttattctcattttagtattttagttaattaaaataaaatttagctctaataaactgaatttaataattaatttcagcaattcaatacaaagaaaactttatttgtttgtctttctCTTCCAATCTGAACAGGCTTTCAAAGAGGACgattcaattcaaagaaaactttatttgtttgtctttctCCTATGCGAATGCGACATAGTAAAACTTGGAAGCTAATACAACTAATATTTTCCGTTGCTACAAAACTTTGGCTACATATATAGCATAGAACATTCTCACTtggcttttaaaactaccaaaattatttattattgatttttaatttaataatgctTTTAAAAGCCGTGAATGTGAGAATGTGTTTAACGATCCAAGGAAAAATGTTAGTCAAATCTATGCTATCATCCCAAAATGATTAAAGTAACTAGGCAAAGTGAAACTTAATActcatgattatctttataaaccacctactCTATGTGAGcctcttctcatctttccaaaATGGGATCAAGGTGTTACAGTGTGAGTGTTGGAGTTTGAGTGGGGGGTGTGTGTACTATTACTCATATTTGTTGGTGTATTTCGAttggtattttttgtttaataaatgataaaattgttttgatatGACATCGAAATAAGAAGTGTTTTttattaggagaaacttcactgaaaatcctcaaactttcacccgttttgaaatacctctcataaacttcaaaatctctcaatttagtcccttgaactttcaattactcttaatttGGACTCTTCCATCaattttagcagttaaaaatacaaaaaagaccaaaatatcattgatttttgttttttgtaaaataaataaaaaaaaaacgtttttaatgttgaaattttatacaaaagtcaggagtataaacgtcatataatgtttaaaatctgacggagggatccaaattgagagcaattaaaagttcaagagattaaattgagagattttaaagtttagggagGGTTTATCAAATCAGGTGGAAGTTCATGAATTTTCAGTGAAATTTCCCATTTCTATTAAGatttacatttgaaaaaaaaaaaaaaacacgtttttttttttagttatacCTACTTAGtttgagaaaatacaaacatatgtatagctcaatatttatttataaaagaaaaaaattaaaaagaatggTAATAAGAGTGGGTGTGTGTGACCACCCTGAATGAATGAGAGAGATGACTGAACAACCATGCATCTTAGTCATATTTATATTAGCCGTACGGCCACCTCCAACCAAAATATAGAGAGTTGGCCACGTAGCCACCTCTCCCCCACTAAGGATGGTGCATGGCCcctttaccattttttttttttataaaaaattaaatattaagttaGTTGATGTTTATGTAAAAGttaaatatgtgtttttaagaatgcatgaaattttttaaaagaaaaggtat
Coding sequences within it:
- the LOC132172976 gene encoding probable F-box protein At4g22030, with the translated sequence MASSTLRLSSSSCSRQINAVIHVPKLPKVIPYFSIPKIPTTKPVEELNLRDGFKRIVPVEKISTAPTHDKSPNSDAIAATTQLYAILEAVADRVEMHANIGKQRENWNTLLLNSVNMITLTAATMAGAAAIGGAGMPLLALKLSSTLLYSAATGMLLVMNKIQPSQLAEEQRNATRLFKQIQTQIQTMLAIGNPTEEDVKEVMKKVLAVDKAYPLPLLGAMLDKFPAKFEPSVWWPSNQQLQKKNKSCEGKQRGQKNNGWSEEMEVEMREIIEVVKRKDIEDYERLGNLVLKINKILAIAGPLLTGIAAVGSAFVGNGSWAAVVAVAAGALGSAVNAFEHGGQVGMVFEMYRNCAGFFRLLQESIEATLEEENLEKRENGELFEMNVALKLGRSLSNLRQLAKKSASSRMDGTAIDEFASKLF
- the LOC132170112 gene encoding probable F-box protein At4g22030, which encodes MGHVPINRPGVVRYYTAAINKTQPASLPPFSISTFPLSPYKEKLRENLHQMASSTLRLSSSASCSRQINAAIHVPKLPKVITYFSVPKIPTRKLLEELKIREGFTSIVPIEKINEITTTSTDDKIATTQLYAILEAVADRVEMHENIGKQRENWNTLLLNSINMITLTAATMAGAAAIGGAGMPLLALKLSSTLLYSAATGMLLVMNKIQPSQLAEEQRNATRLFKQIQTQIQTTLALGTPTEKDVKGLMEKVLAVDKAYPLPLLGAMLDKFPEKFEPSVWWPSNQQLQKKNKSSQGKQRDEKKNGWSEEMEVEMLEIIEVVKRKDIEDYERLGNLVLKINKVLAISGPLLTGIAAVGSAFVGNGSWAAVVAVAAGALGSAVNAFEHGGQIGMVFEMYRNCAGFFQLLQESIEATLEESDLEKRENGELFQMNVALKLGRSLSNLSELARKSASSRMDGTTIDEFASKLF